GACCCTTTCCGGGTAACGCCCAAAACATTAATAACTACGTTGAATTATTTACCTGCTCTGAAGAGCAATTCTTTTTCTTCGGCTGTTAAACTATCATACCCACTTTTACTGATTTTATCTAAAATAACATCAATTTTTTTCTGATTATTAAACTGGCTAAAATCTGATTTTTTATAACCACCTACCTTGCTTTTATTTTTATGAACCGTTTTTAAAGGTGCTTTTTTTGAAGGTTTAAACAAATTTGCAACCGCATCTGCCAAACGCTCGAAACCGCTACCTATATCGTTTCCTTTTACTAATTGTGTCGCATAAACATAACCTAAAAGTGCACCACCAAGATGCGCCAAATTACCGCCTGCATTTAATCCGAATAACCCAACAACATCTAAAACCACAAGGCCAGCACCAATATACCAAAGTTTAAGATTGAACATAAAAACACGCACATCTTGGTTAGGCATATAAGCACACAAGAAAATTAACAAAGCTCGGACAGCTGCCGAAGCGCCTACTAAACTAGAGTTACCACCAAAAAAACTAGGCAATAATGCATAGCCCAAAAGAAACATAGCACCACCACTTATGGCACCTAAAAAATAAATATTTAAAGCTCTTTTAGGGCTAAATAGGTTTAGAAACATACGCGCGATAACGTATAACCAAAGCATGTTGAATAGTAAGTGTAAAAAATCGTAATGCACAAAAGCGTAACTTACTATGGTCCATGGGTTCACTAGAGCCGTAAAAGCATTGCTAGGCAACTCGAACCAACTTAAAAATCTTGGCAAAATTAGCCCTACTAAAAAAACAACAACATTTACCGCTATTATTTTCTCTAATATATTAAGCCTTGCTAGCTTATATTTTATATCGGTAGTTAAACTCATTAGTTCCAACGGTTATGATTAAACTGTGTTTTTTTCCAATAATACATGATTAAAAACCCTGTAATTGCACCTCCAACGTGGGCCATGTATGCCGTATTACTTGGACTGAAAAATGACTGACCAGTAACGCCTGAAATTAAATCTAAAATAATGATTCCTGGTATAAAATACTTCGCTTTTATAGGAATTGGTAAAAAAATCATCATTAATTCTGCATTAGGATTCATCATAGCAAAAGCTGCCATAACGCCCATTATACAACCTGAGGCACCTACCATACTCGCATTGAACGCCGGATAAATTTCTTTAAGCAGTGTTATTTGAGATTGGGAAACTCCTGCTACAGTTTCATTATTGGTTAGCATAGCTTTGATACTCTCTGAAGATAAACCAGAATCTAATAATGCATTATAATTTGGTAAATATTGAAAATAGTAAAAACCTATTTGCAATAAAACTGCGCCTAAACCGGCAGAGATATAAATAAACAGAAAGCGTCTGGCTCCCAAAGTTTGCTCTACAGGTGAACCAAACATCCATAAAGCGAACATATTAAATAATAAGTGCGTAATACTTAAATTTTGGATATAACCACCACCATGCATAAACATATGCGTGATTAATTGCCACGGTTTAAATAATTCGTTCTGGGGAAAATACATTGCGAACCATTGATAAAAACCACCATTCCCTATAAATAAGGTCCCGATAAACATAATCACATTAATGATTATTAGGTGTTTAACGGTTTCTGAAATTCGCATCATAATTTATATAAATTTTTTGTCTAATTCGTCAACACTCATCGTTACAAATGTCGTTCTATTAGTAGGCGAAACATTAGGTTCTTTACAAGCAAATAGCTTATTTACTAAATGCTCTTGCTCGTCTTTTTGCAAAGACTGCCCTGTTTTTATGGCCAAACTTTTCGCCATAGATTTTGCTAGTAAATCGGTTGCCGAAAAATTACTGTCCGGCACTTCGTTTTCTACATCACTAATAAGTTGTTCTAAAATAATAGACACCTCACTTTCTGGAACGCCAACTGGAACTCCTATAATTTCAATAGACTCTTCTTTAACGTTAGAAAACACAAAACCGGTATGTTCTAAATCTTCTTTTAACTGAATAATAACAGCTATTTCTTGATTTGAAAAATGTAAATCTAAAGGGAATAATAATTGCTGACTTAAAGCGCCTTTTATAGTAAGATGCTGAAGGTAATCTTCATACAAAATACGTTGATGCGCTCTATGTTGATCAATAACCAACATACCAGATTTAATAGTACTCACAATATACTTATTGTGTAATTGGTATGTGGTGTGGGTTTTCTCAATATCTTTATCGAACATGGAAACCGTAGCTTCCTCGGTTTCGAAATGTACTTCGCTAAAATCTTGTTGCGTTTTCGTGCCTTTAGATTCTAAACCAACGTATAAACTCTCCCAACTTTCTGTTGGTTCTTTTTTATAAGAAACGGCTCTCTGCTTCACTGGGGCTTCATCCTGAAACGGATTAAAACTTCTATCTACTTCTATAGTTGGTGTGCTCGCTCTAGCAGATTCTTTTTTTAGCTCGTATGGCGTATCTAAATTAGCATCGCGCTCAAAATCTAAAACTGGAGCAATATTAAACTGCCCTAAACTGTGTTTTACAGCAGAACGAAGAATAGCATAAAGCGTATGCTCATCGTCAAACTTAATTTCAGTTTTAGTCGGGTGAATATTGATATCAATAGTTTGCGGATCTACGGTTAAATTTAAAAAATAACTGGCGTGTGTTCCATTTTTAAGCAATCCATCGTAAGCCGATGCTATGGCATGATTTAAATAAGCGCTTTTTATAAACCTATCGTTCACAAAAAAGTACTGTTCTCCTCTCGTTTTTTTAGCAAATTCAGGTTTACCAACAAAACCAGATATTTTAAGCACTTCAGTTTCTTCTTCTACGGGCACTAATTTTTCGTTAGTTTTTGTTCCGAAGATATTTACAATACGCTGTCTGTAATTACTAATTGGTAAATTAAAGGCTTCGTTTCCATTATTGTAAAAAACAAACCCGATGCTTGGGTGCGCCAAGGCTACACGATGAAACTCGTCTATAATATGACGTAATTCTACGTTATCCGATTTTAAAAAATTACGTCTAGCAGGAATATTAAAAAACAAATTTTTAACTGAAACAGAAGTTCCTTGTGGTGTTACAACCACATCCTGGCTGGTAACCTTACTACCTTCCATTACGATGGTGTTTCCAACATCATCATGAGGTTGTTTGGTTTTCAATTCTACGTGCGCAATGGCAGCAATACTCGCTAAAGCCTCGCCACGAAAGCCTTTAGTATGCAGCTGAAATAAATCTTCTGCATTTCGAATTTTAGATGTTGCATGACGCTCGAAACTTAATCGCGCATCGGTAGTACTCATTCCTTTACCGTTATCGATAACTTGAATAAGGGTTTTACCCGCATCTTTTATAATGAGTTTAATAGAGTCCGAGCCTGCGTCGATTGCATTTTCAAGCAATTCCTTGACAACAGATGCTGGACGTTGAACAACTTCTCCAGCAGCAATTTGGTTTGCGACATGGTCGGGTAAAAGCTGTATAATGTCTGCCATATAATTATTTAGAAAAGAATATAGATAAATCGAAATCGATGATAAATAAAAACACTAATACTAACACACCTACAATAATTAAAATGCGTCGGTTAGCATCACGATCTCTATTATGCTTTAATTCGCTTAAAGCATTGTTTAGTTTTGTTTTAAAGCCTTTGTTTGGACCAACAGTGGTTCTGTATTCGTCAAACTTATGTTTTATTTCAAAAGGGTTTCCTTCACCTTTATCGTCAAAAAAACGAGGTGTATAACTGAATTTTTTATTTTTTCTTGCCTTTAAGATTCCCATAATTCTTGCGTTTTTAAGTGAAATGTATTACATGTATTTTTTTTCTAATAAATACATACAAATCAATAATAATACCAAAAATAAAATCAAGCTTTTTACGGGCATTGCACCGCGTACTTTTCTCTTACCCGCTCTATTTTCTTTCCATTGAGAAATATAGTCTTTGGTATTAGAGTCTTTGTTTAAACCAGAATCTGCTTTCTTTTCTTCTGAAAAACGAGATTGATAATTAAAGCTTCTATGTTTACGTTGTTTAAACAAAATCTAGTGGTGTTATCTTTCAAAAGTACTTAAAAATAGGCAGAAATAGGGCTTAGAAATGCTAAAAATATCTAAAAGTTAGAAGCAAAAACTAGCAAACCCACCCGAATTAAAATATCAAATTCCAAAGGCATTGATTAAAACACCTTTGGAATTTATTATAGTTTTATAAAAGGTATTAACTAATTCTACGTAGTTCTGCCATTTTAATTGCAGCAATAGCAGCTTCAGTGCCTTTGTTCCCGTGTTTTCCGCCAGAACGATCTATAGATTGTTGCATATTATTATCAGTAAGCACACAGAAAATAACAGGAGTTTCTCCTTGCACATTTAAATCTTTGATCCCTTGTGTTACCCCATCACATACAAAATCGAAATGTTTGGTTTCGCCTTGTATTACAGAGCCAATAGCAACAATGGCATTGACCATTTGTTCTTGCATTTTTTTACATCCGTAAATAAGCTCGAAACTACCTGGCACATTCCAGCGTACAATATTTTCTGGGTCCACCCCATTTTCAATCAAAGCATTATATGCACCTTGATATAAACCTTCGGTAATAGTATCATTCCATTCTGAAACAACAATCCCAAATCGAAAGTCTTTCGCATTTGGGATTGTTGTTTTATCGTAATCCGATAAATTTTTATTTACTGTTGCCATATATGGTAAAGCTATTATTTGTTAGCCAACACTTGCGCTTTTCCGATAAACACATCTACAGTAGACGCTTCGGTAGCGTTTGGATATTTTTCTTTAATTTGAGTAAAGAAATCTAAAGCTTTATCAGCTTTTCCTAAATCTAAAGCAATAGCACCTGCTTTGTATAAATACATTGGTGTAGTATACTCGTTATCTCTCATTTTAGCTGCTTTTTCGTAGTACTCTAAAGCATCTTCTTTTTGGTTTAACTGTACAAAAGCATCACCTATGTTTCCTTTTGCTAAAGGCGCTAAAACTTCATCCTCACTATCAAAAGCACTTAAATACTCTACAGCATTTTTGTAATCTTTTAATCTTAAGTATGCTGTTCCTGCATAATAGTTTGCTAAGTTAGCTGCATCTGTACCGCTATATTCTTCTATAACATCTAACATACCAAATTTACCTTCACCACCAGTTAAGGCTAAGTTGTAAAGCGAATCTTTAGCAACACCTGTTACCGCTTGGTCAAAATATTTTTGTGCTTGAAACATATCGTTCATTGCATTTTCTTGCTTAGGTGCAGCTACAAATTCTTTGTATGCTAACGACCCTAAAACAACTAATGCTACAACACCAATAATAATAAAAATATATTTTTGATTCTTCGCTACAAAATCCTCTGTTTTAGAAGCTGTTTCATCAAGGGTGTTAAAAACTTCAGCCGTTGTTGATCCTTCTTCAATATCTTGTTCTTTCTCAACTTTCGTTTTCGGTTTGTAACCTCTCTTATTATATGTCGCCATTTTCTGTTTCTATTAATGTGGCGCAAAAATATAATTTTTCTTCAGAACTAAAAGGGTATTTATTTGATATTTTTCAATAATTTGCACTTCTTTTTAAGACTTTACCCTCTTTATGCGCTTTAAGTTGCTATTTATATGATTTTAAAATCACTTTCATTACTCAATTATAAAAATTTTGATAGCAAAACCTTTGCTTTCAACGAGAAAATTAATTGCATTGTAGGCAATAATGGCATTGGAAAAACCAATGTGCTCGATGCTATCTATCATTTATCCTTCGGAAAAAGCTATTTCAATCCAGTAGCCACGCAAAATATTAAGCACGACGAAGAGTTTTTTGTGATTAATGGGGATTATGAAAAAGAGGAAAAACCAGAGAAAGTAATTGTAAGTTTGAAACGTGGCCAGAAAAAGATTATAAAACGCAACGGAAAAGCTTATGATAAGTTTAGCGAACACATAGGTTTTTTACCCTTAGTTATTATTTCGCCTGCCGATAGAGATTTAATTATTGAAGGCAGTACAACCCGTAGAAAATTTATTGATAGCGTAATTTCACAAAGTGACAATGCCTATCTAAATACGTTAATTAACTATAATAAAATTTTAACGCAACGAAACGCACTACTTAAGTATTTTGCGCTAAACCACACCTTTAATAAAGACACTTTAGATGTGTACAATAGCCAACTAACAGATTTTGGAACTAAAATTTTCGGAAAACGTGATGCCTTTTTACAAGAATTCATCCCTATTTTTAAATCTAGATACGAAGCGATTAGCAATGGTAACGAAGATGTAGACTTAAATTACCACAGTGATTTGTTTGACGATGACTTAAACACACTATTAAACAAGGCAATCAATAAAGATAAAGCTCTGCAATACACAAGTGTTGGTATACATAAAGACGATTTGCATTTTAATATTTCGGGACACCCTATTAAAAAATTTGGAAGTCAAGGTCAGCAAAAATCATTTTTAATCGCTTTAAAACTGGCGCAGTTCGATTTTATTAAAGCACAAAGTGGTGTAAACCCTATTCTATTACTCGATGATATTTTTGATAAGCTAGATGAACAACGTGTATCTCAAATAATTAAATTGGTTGACGACGAAAACTTCGGACAACTTTTTATAAGTGATACGCATGGTGAACGTACGGAAAATGCTGTTAAGCAAGTGCATCAATCTTACGAGATTTTCAAATTAGAGTAATCATACGTTCGTGGTTATTTTTTTTTCTTTCTTCGGAAGAATAACAATCTTGATAGTTTAATTTGAAGCACTGAGGTTCTCTCCAAGTTACAGCCATTTAAAAATTAACCGGCTAAGAGCTCCTTCCACGTAAGTGAAACCTAAAATAAAGAAGCAAACACCAATTAACAACAAACAGCACTAGCTATAAACAATAGCCCAAGCCTATATTTTAATAAAATTTAAAGCTTTTAACACCTAGAGAATCGTTTAAAATATATAATTTTGGTACCTTTAAAATTGCAAGCTATCGATATTTTTTAATCTATTAGCCTTAATAATTAGGAACAAAACAACCCTTGTTCCATTTAAAACACACGCAACAAACCCTCATAATTTAACCTCATGGCAAAACGTAACAACGACAATATCAGTATTTCCGACGCATTAAAAGAATTTGTTGAAACTAACCGATTAGAAAAAGGTTTGGATAAAGTGAATGTATCTGATGCATGGGCAAAACTTATGGGAAACGGTGTACACAACTATACCAGCTCGGTAACGTTAGAGCGAGAAACCCTTTACATACAACTAACCTCGAGTGTTCTTAGAGAGGAATTAAGTTATGGCAAACAAAAAATAATAGACATGCTAAACGAAGAGTTAGGAAAGGATATTATTAAAAAACTGGTTTTAAGATAATTAGACCGAAAGAATTAAAATAAAATATTTAAGATTATTTAGTTACTTATTGTTTTTTACATTATCTTTGGCACTTAATTATTTATAATACAAATTACAATGAGTAAAGGTACCGTAAAATTCTTCAACGATTCTAAAGGTTTTGGATTTATCACAGAAGATGACAACAACAAAGAACATTTCGTACACATTTCAGGACTTATCGATGAAATTCGTGAAGGTGATGCAGTTGAATTCGATCTACAAGAAGGTAGAAAAGGATTAAACGCCGTAAACGTAAAAGTAATCTAAGATTTATACTTTAACAATTACAACTTTAAAAGTCTGTCAATTTAAATTGACAGACTTTTTTTTGTTTGCTATTTAAACAGAATAGACTTCGTTTTAAATTTATGGCATCACTTTTGTATTACAGATAGTAATAATTTAATATTTTAATACAATGAGTAAAGGAACAGTAAAATTCTTCAACGATTCTAAAGGATTCGGATTTATAACAGAAGAAGGTTCAAGCAGTGAGCATTTTGTTCACATTTCAGGTTTAATCGATGAAATTCGCGAAGGCGATTTAGTAGAATTCGATTTGCAGGAAGGCAGAAAAGGATTAAACGCCGTAAACGTAAAAGTAATTTAGTATATACTAGTAAACTTTTTTTTAAAACAAAAATCCCGCAACCTAGGTTGCGGGATTTTTTATGTAATACTTTATTTTCAAAACGCTCTGAAGGCATAGCCTTGTGAGTAGTTTTAATTAAAATTGCTCTCTACCAGCAAAGTGAAATTCACCTTCAATAGCTGCATTCTCGTCACTATCGCTACCATGTACCGCATTTTCGCCCATAGACGTTGCATACATTTTACGAATAGTACCTTCAGCTGCGTCTGCAGGGTTTGTAGCACCAATTAAAGTTCTAAAATCGTTTACTGCATTTTCTTTTTCTAAAATTGCAGCAACTATTGGACCTCTAGTCATGAATTCAACTAATTCTCCAAAAAATGGACGTTCGTTGTGTACAGCATAAAATGCTTCGGCGTCAGCTTTTGTCATTTGTGTTAATTTCATAGCTACAATTCTAAATCCTGAAGCTGAAATTTTTTCTAATATTGCACCAATGTGTCCGTTTTCAACAGCGTCTGGCTTAAGCATTGTAAATGTTCTATTTGTTGCCATTTTTATTTTTTTTAAATTTCTGCAAAAGTACATTTTTATATTTGGTTATCCCTTAATAGGTTTGTAAAAGTTTTTGCTGCAATACATTCCCTACTCCTCGCATTTCCATAAGCACAGCTTTTGTTTCAAAATTAAATTTTAGAACACCAAAACTCAATTCTGGCACAACTTCTAAAACTCGATATTTATTAGGCTCTGCAGTAAAACTACTATAAACATGCGTTAATCCGCTAGATGTGAAATCTACTAAAGGAAAGCTAACGCCTTCTATTTTGGTTAAAGAAAATTCAGAAATATGTCGATCTCCAGAAAGCACCATAACACCTTTTGCATTAGATTTTTTGATTAAAGACTTCAACTTATCTACTTCATGCGGAAAATTCGCCCATTTTTCAAAACCATGTTCCGAAGATAAAACCTGAATGCTACTTACAATTATATTAAAATCAGCATCCGACCCATTTAATTCTGTCTCCAACCATTGCCACTGTTTCTCACCCAAAATGGTACCTTCTCCGTAAACACCAGGTTCATATCTATTTTTATTTTTTTTGCCATCCGTTAATGCTGTCCGAAAATAACGAGTATCTAAAACAATAACTTTCACACTACCATTTAATGACTTTACAATTTGAGAACTATAAACACCTTCGCGATATCGTCTTTCACTATCTTTTGGTACTTTCAAAAAATCCAAGAACAATTGCTGACTCCCCTTTTTTGCTTTAAACTCGACACCACCATCGTTTAAGCCATAATCATGATCATCCCAAGTACCCGTAATTTTTGTTGTTTCCCTTAGCCTTTTGTAATCTTCATTAGCCAATAGCTTATTATAATCAGCCTCTAATTTTTTCATATTATCTGTATCCGCATAGACATTATCGCCTCCCCAAATCCATAAATCCGGCTTATGTTTTACAACTTCAACCCAAAGCTTATTTTCAATATTTTGTTTATTACATGAGCCGAAAGCAATAGTAGTATCATACTGTGTTTTAGCTTGTTTTACAACTTCTACTTTTGGTGTTTTGCAGCCTTGCACAAAAGTCGTTAAGACTAAAGCGCTTACTATTAATCTTATTTTCATATCCTTCACCGTTAATTTTTCTATAAAAGTACAAGATTCTATTTTAAGTCTATATTATTAAATTGTATCTTCGTTTCCTATGAAAAAAGAAGATATTACCAACATAAAACAACTATTATCTAGTCCTAAAAAAATAGTTATTGTTCCACATAAAAACCCTGATGGCGACGCTATTGGGTCAACTTTAGCGCTTTACCATTATCTTTTAAAAGGAAATCATGACGCGACTGTTATTGTACCAAATGATTATCCTACTTTTTTAAAATGGATTCCCGGAAATGACACAATTTCGGTTTACGATTATCAAACAAAAACCTGTAATAGTTTAATTGAATCTGCCGATATTATTTTTACCTTAGACTTTAACGCTTTCCATAGAACTGGAAATATGGAAACACCACTTTCTGAAAGCAAAGCTCTTAAAGTAATGATAGATCATCACCAAGCACCAGATGATTACGCGACTTACACGTATAGCGACGTAAGCATGAGTTCAACTTGCGAAATGGTTTATAATTTTATTGACATGCTAGGCGATGCCGATTTCATTGATGCCGATATTGCAACTTGCATTTACGTTGGAATTATGACAGATACCGGATCGTTTAGATTCCGTTCTACCACAAATAAAACACACGAGATTATAGCGAAGCTTATTGAAAAAGGAGCTGATAATACTAAAATCCATAATAACATTTACGACACAAACAGCTACGAACGTTTACAACTATTGGGTTGTGCTTTAAGTAACTTAAAAGTAGTTCCAGAATCTAGAGCGGCATACATTACGTTATCTCAAGAAGAACTTAATCGTTTTAACTTCAAAAAAGGTGATACTGAAGGGGTTGTAAACTACGCCTTATCACTAAGTGGCGTTGTACTTGCTTCTATTTTCATAGAAGATAAGCAAGAAGGGATTATTAAGATATCTTTACGTTCTAAAGGTGATTTCTCGGTAAACGAAATGTCTCGTGCGCACTTCCATGGTGGTGGCCATACTAATGCTGCTGGCGGGAAAAGCGACTTACCACTAGCTGAAACTATTGAAAAATTTATTAGTATATTACCTAGTTATAACGATGCTTTAAACAATGAATAAACTAATTGCCACAACCCTACTTGTCCTGCTTGTTTTTAATTGTAAAAGCCCAGAAGCGAGACAACCTATTTCTACAAAATCGGGATCGTATATCGACGCTTCTATTGCACTAAACAAAAAACGTTTTGCGAAAGAAAAAGCCGTTATTGAAAAAATAATGGAAGCCGATGATGATGCTTATTTAGCCTCTGACACAGGTTTTTGGTATAAATACCAAACAAAAACAGAAAGCGACAGCCTAAAAACACCAGGCTTTGGAGACCTTATAAATTTTGACTACGATGTTAAAACCCTTAACGGAAACGAAATTTATTCTAAAGCAGATTTAAAAACGCAAAACTATGCTATGGATAAGCAAGAGCTTTTTACAGGCTTACGCCATGGCTTAAAACTCATGAAAGCTGGTGAAACAGTAACCTTTATTTTCCCTTCAGATCGTGCATACGGTTATTATGGAGACGAAAATAAAATTGGTCCAAATACACCTTTAATTTGTGAGGTTACCGTAAACTCTATTACCCAAAATCAAAACAACTAATATGCATTTATTAAAAAACGCTGTAAAACTCGTTCTCTTTACATTAGTACTTAACCTAACATCCTGCAAAGCGCAATATCCAGATTTAGAAGATGGTATATATGCCGAATTTATTACAAACAAAGGCGTTATGGTGGCTAAATTAAATTATGAAACAACACCTATAACGGTTGCCAACTTCGTTTCCTTAGCTGAAGGAGAAAACACCATGGTGGATAAAAAATTCAAAAAGAAAAAATTCTATAACGGCATTATTTTCCATAGAGTTATAGATAAATTTATGATACAAGGTGGTGATCCTACAGGCACAGGTTCAGGTGATGCAGGTTACAAATTTATGGATGAATTTTCTCCAGATTTAAAACATGACAAACCAGGTATTCTATCCATGGCTAACTCTGGAGCAAACACCAACGGATCTCAGTTTTTTATTACCGAAGTTCCTAAACCTAATTTAGACAACAGGCATAGTATTTTTGGTGAATTAGTTATTGGCTTAGATGTTCAAGATAGTATTTCCAATGTAGAAGTAGACAGAAACGACAGACCTATTGAAGATGTTATTATTGAAGAATTAAACATTATCAGAAAAGGTAGAGCTGCCAAGAAATTTGACGCACCAAACATTTTCGTGAATCATTTTGCTGAAGCAGAACGTATAGCAAAAGAAAAAGAAGAAAAAGCCGCTGCTATTCTAAAAGCAACTCAAGATAAATTTAAAGCTCAAAAAGAAAAAGCAATCGCACTTCCTTCAGGCTTAAAATATCTAATTACCGAAAAAGGAACAGGAGAAAAGCTACCTGAAACTGCAGAATTAACAACGCATTACGCTGTTTATTTTGAAGACGGAAGCCTATTAGACACAAGTAAACTAGAAATAGCCGAAGCTTTAGATGCTGTAAACGAACGTAAAAAAGCCCATAACGCTTACCAACCTATTACTGCCGAAATTGGTCCAGATGCCAAAATGATTGCGGGTTTTAAAGAAGGTTTACAACAACTAAGTGTTGGAGACAAAGCAACCCTGTTTATTCCTTATCACTTAGCTTACGGTGAATCGGGAAACCGAGGTATACCAGGAAAAACGAATATTATATTTGAAGTTGAAGTTTTAGAGCTTTTAAAATAAAGAATACAAAACTTGAATACATCTCTAATATTTATTGAAGTTTTAACGCAACATAGAATTACAAAGAAGCTTAGAGCAAGTACAACTCTGAATTCTTATTTTTAAATAAAACATAACATAAAACCAGTCTGAAACCCTTAATTTCGCACTGAAAAACAAAACCTATGCAACTATTAAAATTTGATTGGAATCCCGTAACAGGAATCGATATTATTGGGAATTTTAAAATCCATTTTTACAGCCTTATGTGGGTTACCGCCTTTGTTATTGGTTGGTATATTATGAAACGTATTTTTACTAAAGAAAAAATATCGTTAGAATATTTAGACCCTCTATTTATTTACACCGTACTTTCTACCATGATTGGCGCACGTTTAGGACATGTTATTTTTTATCAATCGGAATTAATATCTCAAGATTTTTTAAGCATCTTTCTTCCTGTTAAATTTAAAGGTGGCTTTGAGTTTACAGGTTTTCAAGGTTTAGCGAGTCATGGTGCAGCTATCGGAATTATTATTGGTATGTACTTATATAGACGAAAATATAATTACAAATCTATTTTATGGATTTTAGACCGTATTGTAATACCAGTGGCTTCGGGAGCTATTTTTATTCGTATTGGAAACTTTATAAACTCTGAAATTATAGGTAAAGTTACCGATTCTAGTTTTGGTGTTCGTTTTATTCAAGATGAATATTACAAAAACGAAATTATGCAACGTACAGGCATAAACGATGTCCAAGCCGCTT
The window above is part of the Algibacter sp. L3A6 genome. Proteins encoded here:
- a CDS encoding nucleoside-diphosphate kinase, coding for MATNRTFTMLKPDAVENGHIGAILEKISASGFRIVAMKLTQMTKADAEAFYAVHNERPFFGELVEFMTRGPIVAAILEKENAVNDFRTLIGATNPADAAEGTIRKMYATSMGENAVHGSDSDENAAIEGEFHFAGREQF
- a CDS encoding peptidylprolyl isomerase, translating into MHLLKNAVKLVLFTLVLNLTSCKAQYPDLEDGIYAEFITNKGVMVAKLNYETTPITVANFVSLAEGENTMVDKKFKKKKFYNGIIFHRVIDKFMIQGGDPTGTGSGDAGYKFMDEFSPDLKHDKPGILSMANSGANTNGSQFFITEVPKPNLDNRHSIFGELVIGLDVQDSISNVEVDRNDRPIEDVIIEELNIIRKGRAAKKFDAPNIFVNHFAEAERIAKEKEEKAAAILKATQDKFKAQKEKAIALPSGLKYLITEKGTGEKLPETAELTTHYAVYFEDGSLLDTSKLEIAEALDAVNERKKAHNAYQPITAEIGPDAKMIAGFKEGLQQLSVGDKATLFIPYHLAYGESGNRGIPGKTNIIFEVEVLELLK
- the gldI gene encoding gliding motility-associated peptidyl-prolyl isomerase GldI, whose translation is MNKLIATTLLVLLVFNCKSPEARQPISTKSGSYIDASIALNKKRFAKEKAVIEKIMEADDDAYLASDTGFWYKYQTKTESDSLKTPGFGDLINFDYDVKTLNGNEIYSKADLKTQNYAMDKQELFTGLRHGLKLMKAGETVTFIFPSDRAYGYYGDENKIGPNTPLICEVTVNSITQNQNN
- a CDS encoding cold-shock protein, with protein sequence MSKGTVKFFNDSKGFGFITEEGSSSEHFVHISGLIDEIREGDLVEFDLQEGRKGLNAVNVKVI
- a CDS encoding DHH family phosphoesterase; translation: MKKEDITNIKQLLSSPKKIVIVPHKNPDGDAIGSTLALYHYLLKGNHDATVIVPNDYPTFLKWIPGNDTISVYDYQTKTCNSLIESADIIFTLDFNAFHRTGNMETPLSESKALKVMIDHHQAPDDYATYTYSDVSMSSTCEMVYNFIDMLGDADFIDADIATCIYVGIMTDTGSFRFRSTTNKTHEIIAKLIEKGADNTKIHNNIYDTNSYERLQLLGCALSNLKVVPESRAAYITLSQEELNRFNFKKGDTEGVVNYALSLSGVVLASIFIEDKQEGIIKISLRSKGDFSVNEMSRAHFHGGGHTNAAGGKSDLPLAETIEKFISILPSYNDALNNE
- the lgt gene encoding prolipoprotein diacylglyceryl transferase, whose protein sequence is MQLLKFDWNPVTGIDIIGNFKIHFYSLMWVTAFVIGWYIMKRIFTKEKISLEYLDPLFIYTVLSTMIGARLGHVIFYQSELISQDFLSIFLPVKFKGGFEFTGFQGLASHGAAIGIIIGMYLYRRKYNYKSILWILDRIVIPVASGAIFIRIGNFINSEIIGKVTDSSFGVRFIQDEYYKNEIMQRTGINDVQAAYSAVTDNPTFSSLLEAVPYRHPAQLYESFCYIFVFLILLYFYVKTEKRDQTGFLFGLFLVLLWTVRFFVEFVKEAQVDERSTWALNTGQCLSVPFVLLGLYFMFMYKPKNAIK
- a CDS encoding alkaline phosphatase D family protein yields the protein MKIRLIVSALVLTTFVQGCKTPKVEVVKQAKTQYDTTIAFGSCNKQNIENKLWVEVVKHKPDLWIWGGDNVYADTDNMKKLEADYNKLLANEDYKRLRETTKITGTWDDHDYGLNDGGVEFKAKKGSQQLFLDFLKVPKDSERRYREGVYSSQIVKSLNGSVKVIVLDTRYFRTALTDGKKNKNRYEPGVYGEGTILGEKQWQWLETELNGSDADFNIIVSSIQVLSSEHGFEKWANFPHEVDKLKSLIKKSNAKGVMVLSGDRHISEFSLTKIEGVSFPLVDFTSSGLTHVYSSFTAEPNKYRVLEVVPELSFGVLKFNFETKAVLMEMRGVGNVLQQKLLQTY